Part of the Musa acuminata AAA Group cultivar baxijiao chromosome BXJ3-10, Cavendish_Baxijiao_AAA, whole genome shotgun sequence genome, CTTTCTTTGCTTGCATGCGATTTAGGAAGAGAGAGGTTTGCCCTCTTGCCTTGCCTTGCCTTGCCTTGCACAAGTTGTCCTAGAGAGAGAATTTATATGGCTTTAAAGTCTGCATGTCTTTGGTGCTTGACTCGTGCCATGACTACTTTCTAGTAAGCCTTGCATATCTTTACAACGACGCCATCTTCCGTCCCATTCTTCCCAGATGAAAGAATTGCCCCAACCCTGCCGTTTACTTTAGACCAAAGAAATCACAACACACTGCTCTTAAGGTTTCTCCACCGAGATGGACGGACATCGAAAGGATTCTGCTTCACCAACTCAGGTGGATGAAACATGATGCATTCATATAAAACAATGCAAACCGATCCATCTCATTCTAGAATAGCAGACGTCGGTATGTTCTGCGACGCAATGTTGCATGAAGCACTCGGTTCCCGTCGTTCATGGAAACCTGCCTTTCCTGTGCCTTTTCTATGTATGCTGATTTCATCAAAGCCCGTTTGCGGTACAAGGAAGGAACTGAACAGCAATAAGCAGGTTGAGATGAGGTTTCTCCATGCTAATGTTCGAGCATGGTCCACTTAATATTctgctgcatcatcatcatcatatctatgTTTATGTGAATCTATATGTATCGGGAAACAATCATGATTGCTCTTTAAAGTCTTACGCACATAGTGCAGTCTTACTCACAAgcgtctctcttctctctcttgtcAACACCCATTAGCCGAAAGGCCCACGAGAGTATACTGTTGCTGTCGATATATAATCGATGATCATTTATATCAAGCAGTGACAGGTCAAATTCCATTTGATTACGATTGCCTTTTTCTTTCTATACAACTTCCGACCAAAGCCAAATCCTATTCGACGATCATGTCAGCTGATTAAGGTCGTCCCGATCCCATCGAATGCTCCTTCGTCTACATGTTTGTTTTCCAAGTGATGCTTGCTCTTGTGGGGCAATCAATCGAGAAAAGAGAGGGTGTTGTGCATCGGGATATGGAGAAGATTAAAGCGAGCAACACATGATAGGTAGCTGATGACTTGGAGGGGGACAAAAGCTAGAAAGCGATTCATGGATGACGGACTGAGTACGTGGTGACGGGGACACGACGCGCGGTACCACCTCATCGTCATCCCCTTCCGCTTCCTCTTTTgtgctcttcttcctcacctcttCGATACCTGAACAGGCAACGGCGGCAAGAAAGACAGGCCGCCGCCGCCTCGTGTCCTTGCCCCTGCGGCAGCTGAGGTCCAAGTTAGGCGCTCGCCCTGTAGCTTTTCGCATTGTCTACCACCCTGTGCTACTTGTCGTCTTCCGGTCATCTGCATGAATGCACGCTCTTTTCGTGGGGGTTTCCTTTCTATCAATTTTACCAACTGCGTCTGTGACCGCCGGCGCTCCTTCGCATTGACATCGGAGGAGGAGAGTCTATAGGAGAAGGTGATCGTGATTAGTCTTACAGGGAGGCCTGCGAGTGGGCTGCCTCAGCCCAAACCAGCTCTAATCTAATTAACCAAAACCGATCAAATCTACTTACTGTAAATAACAATAAAAAcaaaatcataaattttaattatttgaaattgattatatagttcataatatttaaaattttatttctagtttctatccagatttttttAGATATTCTTTTATCTCTTTCTTTAACACTcacattaattattttacctaTTCATACAACTCGTTAGCATATGTCTAttctatcttatatatatatatatatatatatatatatatatatatatatatatatatatatatatatatatatatatataattttatcctctaatgtaaatagcaaaattAATTCGAGTTAGATTAAGGTGGAACCCAATACTTGTTGTGCACAACACAACGTGAGAGGAAATAATGGGATGTTTGACGTAATATTTGGCTTCTTCCTCTCAGCCCATCCTGTCTTCAACCACGAGCTCTTCTTTTGCTATCAGGCAGACAGCAAGACGGTGCGTGCACACAGAACAACGCGTTTCATGTTAGGAGATCGAGGAAATTAGAAAGACGCCGACACCCTCTTCAGGGATGCCGAGGGACAGAGCACGGAAATGTAGGCGAAGAACAAGGAAGGTTGGACTTCCACATCCCTCGTTCCTCCTCCTCACTTCACCTACCCTTCTCTCCCTCTCTGTTTCCAAGGTCTGAAAACTAAGACAGTTCTGATCATGGACCGATCAATTCCGCCCCTAAGAGTCTGTCTTCCCAGTCCAGAAACAGATGAATCAAGTATCATCCTCCTATGCTTTTGACCGGATGGTGTGAAGTAATGGCGTATGAAGTGCTAAAGTCAGCAACGGATGTACGCCCACAGCCTCCCTTTTACGTTCGGCAGATACTGCATCGGAGTCAATCTCGAATCGAGTGGTGCGGCGGAGTGCCGCTGCCGGACCTTGTTGCACGTGCAACTCCTTCCTCGCCCTGCGGAATTCGAGGGTTCTGCTGGCtcccttgatttcttggattcacGTCCAACGCAACTCCAGGCAGCCTCCTCGATTAATCTCGCATAAAACAATGTGACCTTAACTTGCAGATTTTGCTTCCAAGGCGTTTCCTAAGACAAGCTTGAATACTTCACATGATGAAATAACCATAATTAAGGAAGCACAAGTTGGCATATTATATACATTGGGTGGAACTAAAATAAAGAGGAAAATGGGTCAAAGTTGcatgagagaaagaaagagagagagagagagatgatgatgCATGGGTATGGGATAGGAGTTGGGAGAATAGGAATGGAATGTGGTGTGAGAGCTACATATTCTCTTGTTGCCTCTGTCTGTCACATGAAAAGGCCACTGCTTCTGCGATCTCTTCCCCTTGACTGGTCTGGACATCTCCACACTCCTCGTGAGGCCATCTTTTGACAGGTCCCCTATTCAACAGCCATCTCCCTTTTCTCTCATTACACTCCAAGAACTGTCCATTAACTCGATCATCTTTGACTGTCGCATTAGACACCGTACATTGTTTCCACCTGCATACGCTTTGACTGTTGGCTGGTCGAAGTACTATTTAGCAGATCAAACCCTCTCGCTCTTGGCTTTCGTTCTTGTCCTTTGCCGCTATTCCGCCGAGAGATCAACGAACCCTAGTTCTTGCTCAAGGTGAGTTCTTATGATGGAGATGTTCCTCCTCTTTTGTGCGCTTCCGTGTGAGCATAAGCCTTCTCTTCGTCTTCGTGTATTTCTCGGATATCAGAACGATCGAGTATGATTACCAGCAACCGGCAGCTGATGGTGCCTCCTGGCTTCCGGTTTCACCCGACCGATGAGGAGCTCCTCTACTATTACCTGAGGAAGAAGCTAGCCTACGAAGCCATCGATCTCGACATCATCGGGGACGTCGACCTCAACAAACTCGAACCATGGGACCTCAAAGGTCGCTCCTTTTCCTTAAGCTTTGTCCACCAAATCACGGAGGCTACCTTTCTTTTCAGAGCATGCATGACATACGAAGAACATGAAATTAGTGTGGAGTTTGATGCCATGCAGACAAGTGTAGAATCGAATCGGGGCCTCAAAATGAGTGGTACTTCTTCTGCCGTAAGGACAAGAAATACCCAACCGGTACACGAACCAACCGAGCGACGGCTGCCGGCTTCTGGAAGGCTACTGGGAGGGACAAGGCCATACATCTTGGCAACTCAAAGAGGATTGGCATGAGGAAAACCCTAGTATTCTACACCGGACGAGCTCCTCATGGCCGGAAGACAGATTGGATCATGCATGAGTATCGCCTCGACCGAGAGACCTCAGAGGTTCAGGTGCAGAAGCATTCGTCTTTTACACCTTAAATATTAGTCTGATCATGAGATTTAGGGTCCAAACCCTCTCATCCGTTACATGCTCAATGCTCATTTGATATCCTCTACTTTGTTATTCTCTTTAAACTCTGCATCAATTGACGAACAGAAATTCCTATATTCAGCTGGTAAATTATGAACTCAGAGGATTCTGGTTTTGTATCGTGCAGGAAGATGCATGGGTTGTCTGCAAGGTTTTCCAGAAAAAGAGCCATCCGACGCACATCCTACCTGAAACAGTGGTCGAGGAAGACCAATTCGATTCCAGTGCAAGAAGCCCCCGTACGATGGAGAGGAAGCAAACCTTTCATCCGCCATCCGAGTTCTCCTTCAATGTCTCGATGCATCTTCCCCAGCTACTAAGCTCTGAACCTTTTGTCTCTCCCCCAGTGCCTCCTGTTTCCATGAGATCGACGTTGGGCGGAGGAGTAACTCTTCCACAGGAGAGGTTGAATTGGGATTGGTCCATCTTGGACAAGCTCCTCGCTTCCCACCAAAACCTGGATCAGATCTTACAAAGCAAGAGCAATCCCCCAACCCAGTTCCGGTGAAGTTTTTTTCCAAGGTTAATGACGCTCCTTCGATCGAGTAGGATTGCCATTAAGCCTACGATGTCCGGGATTCGAATGTACATAGATCGGGTGTTGTTTAGTCTACGATCATTTCATGGGTTTGCTTGGTCTCACCTGCATATCCGCTGCTGGAAATGGACATGTACTGTTTGTTTATTGTATTTCTCCGCAGTCCATGCTCAGGACAGAGCAGCGGGCCCTGTCCAGGCTTCGAGAGAGTGCAAGAGACAGCCCAATTCTTGCTCGACCGAGCCAATTCGCG contains:
- the LOC103968889 gene encoding NAC domain-containing protein 76-like — its product is MITSNRQLMVPPGFRFHPTDEELLYYYLRKKLAYEAIDLDIIGDVDLNKLEPWDLKDKCRIESGPQNEWYFFCRKDKKYPTGTRTNRATAAGFWKATGRDKAIHLGNSKRIGMRKTLVFYTGRAPHGRKTDWIMHEYRLDRETSEVQEDAWVVCKVFQKKSHPTHILPETVVEEDQFDSSARSPRTMERKQTFHPPSEFSFNVSMHLPQLLSSEPFVSPPVPPVSMRSTLGGGVTLPQERLNWDWSILDKLLASHQNLDQILQSKSNPPTQFR